Proteins encoded within one genomic window of Nomia melanderi isolate GNS246 chromosome 8, iyNomMela1, whole genome shotgun sequence:
- the LOC116427409 gene encoding protein C3orf33 isoform X1, with protein sequence MNIFLEKRIRNQLIMEAEIKPTILKKYIILCETHAETVKVVSYGIASISLVIALYRIRPFSKFRSPSSIPSHFLRNKIPLQGTVMRIEPSCGTLLMVDHKPLIPLPRLNNSKYLPVKLAGLNITANGISWLQTIVNTKNINLIPLIPTKEYLNCIVTMSDQNQEQMRIGEELVKLGFATVEKNSLTSLLKDKEILYYQKRLLKAQKWAERKRNGYWQFSKHPTLLWKIQQSLIQKVENVLPKFIVKQFYI encoded by the exons ATGAACATTTTTTTAGAAAAG agaataagaaatcaattaataatGGAAGCAGAAATAAAACCAACTATtctaaaaaaatacataattcttTGTGAAACTCATGCAGAAACAGTGAAG GTGGTCAGTTATGGAATTGCTAGTATTAGTTTAGTTATTGCACTGTACCGAATAAGGCCT TTTTCTAAATTTAGAAGTCCGTCCAGTATACCATCTCATTTTTTGCGTAACAAAATTCCACTTCAAGGTACTGTAATGCGTATAGAACCCAGCTGTGGTACACTTTTAATGGTTGATCACAAACCATTAATACCATTGCCacgattaaataattcaaagtactTACCCGTTAAACTTGCTGGACTAAATATAACAGCTAATG GTATTAGTTGGTTACAAACAATTGTTaacacaaaaaatataaatttaatacccTTGATTCCTACAAAAGAATACTTGAACTGTATAGTTACTATGTCAGATCAAAATCAG GAACAAATGAGGATTGGGGAAGAATTAGTGAAACTTGGTTTTGCTACAGTagaaaaaaattcattgacATCATTGTTAAaggataaagaaattttatattatcagaAACGTTTATTAAAGGCACAGAAATGGgctgaaaggaaaagaaatggATATTGGCAATTCTCTAAACATCCAACGCTTTTATGGAAAATTCAACAGAGTTTGATTCAAAAAGTGGAAAATGTATTGCCAAAGTTTatagtaaaacaattttatatttaa
- the LOC116427409 gene encoding protein C3orf33 isoform X2, translating into MEAEIKPTILKKYIILCETHAETVKVVSYGIASISLVIALYRIRPFSKFRSPSSIPSHFLRNKIPLQGTVMRIEPSCGTLLMVDHKPLIPLPRLNNSKYLPVKLAGLNITANGISWLQTIVNTKNINLIPLIPTKEYLNCIVTMSDQNQEQMRIGEELVKLGFATVEKNSLTSLLKDKEILYYQKRLLKAQKWAERKRNGYWQFSKHPTLLWKIQQSLIQKVENVLPKFIVKQFYI; encoded by the exons atGGAAGCAGAAATAAAACCAACTATtctaaaaaaatacataattcttTGTGAAACTCATGCAGAAACAGTGAAG GTGGTCAGTTATGGAATTGCTAGTATTAGTTTAGTTATTGCACTGTACCGAATAAGGCCT TTTTCTAAATTTAGAAGTCCGTCCAGTATACCATCTCATTTTTTGCGTAACAAAATTCCACTTCAAGGTACTGTAATGCGTATAGAACCCAGCTGTGGTACACTTTTAATGGTTGATCACAAACCATTAATACCATTGCCacgattaaataattcaaagtactTACCCGTTAAACTTGCTGGACTAAATATAACAGCTAATG GTATTAGTTGGTTACAAACAATTGTTaacacaaaaaatataaatttaatacccTTGATTCCTACAAAAGAATACTTGAACTGTATAGTTACTATGTCAGATCAAAATCAG GAACAAATGAGGATTGGGGAAGAATTAGTGAAACTTGGTTTTGCTACAGTagaaaaaaattcattgacATCATTGTTAAaggataaagaaattttatattatcagaAACGTTTATTAAAGGCACAGAAATGGgctgaaaggaaaagaaatggATATTGGCAATTCTCTAAACATCCAACGCTTTTATGGAAAATTCAACAGAGTTTGATTCAAAAAGTGGAAAATGTATTGCCAAAGTTTatagtaaaacaattttatatttaa
- the LOC116427403 gene encoding adipocyte plasma membrane-associated protein Hemomucin yields the protein MGYLKSTGTAFIYIGLFAAIITFLPGLPPDVEFSEYSIKFPSETKHQFELKDRLKGAEILFNGKLKGPECFASYNGELYTGIRGGYVVKIDQNGIVPVVKFGQKCDGLWQEEKCGRPLGLKFNDKGELFVADAYYGIFKVNVNTQQYVNIVNISLEGKVPNSLDIAKNGDIYWSDADANFPLHDGSYSFLSNPTGRLLRYNAATKKNEVLLKNLGFANGVSLAVDESFVIVAETLTSRIIKYHLKGPKTGQHEIFAEALPGYPDNIHTDGQGGFIVSLILYVDSEHPSLVQSLMPHPYIRKMLARFVYLIEAPFKLIQDVYPNYYVERVLYSVGSFDAFKLILDTKKTSVILRLDKTGTIVDALYSSDSSVHDTSSSYIHDGFLWLGSPWNDYIMRIPLKQAFPNLNENKKSANVNQHIKQEPLLTVTGTPEIKVNVKPSKAKSSAQETTTKPTTTTTKPTTTTPKPTTVTPKPTTAAPKPATTTAKPTTTTPKPTTTTSKPTTTTPKSTSKAPVTQASSKPVTQKTTEQHSATTPKPSSTQPPSKAPVKEVKKENLKEVKKETSTANVNAKITTEKTESTKKSNEATVKSKSEDSVKKNTRETQSEKSKPVDKNSSTKK from the exons ATGGGATATTTAAAGTCTACTGGTACAGCGTTCATATATATCGGTCTTTTCGCTGCTATTATTACATTCTTACCAGGCCTACCTCCAGATGTTGAATTTTCTGAATACAg TATAAAATTTCCTTCTGAAACAAAGCATCAGTTTGAGTTAAAAGATCGACTAAAAGGAgccgaaatattatttaatggtaAACTAAAAGGACCGGAATGTTTTGCTTCTTATAATGGAGAATTGTATACTGGCATACGTGGAGGTTATGTTGTAAAAATTGACCAGAACGGCATTGTACCAGTTGTAAAATTTGGACAAAAATGTG ATGGTTTGTGGCAGGAGGAAAAATGTGGCAGACCTTTAGGTTTAAAGTTCAATGACAAAGGAGAATTGTTTGTTGCCGATGCATACTATGGCATTTTCAAAGTTAATGTAAACACTCAACAGTacgtaaatattgttaatatttctttggaAGGAAAAGTTCCAAATTCCTTGGATATTGCTAAAAATGGAGATATTTATTGGAGTGATGCAGATGCAAACTTTCCACTTCATGATGGATCTTATTCGTTTTTATCTAATCCAACAGGAAG ACTTCTTCGATATAATGCTGCAACGAAAAAGAatgaagtattattaaaaaatttaggaTTTGCAAATGGAGTTTCATTAGCTGTTGATGAAAGTTTTGTAATTGTGGCAGAAACTCTTACTTCACGTATTATCAAATATCATTTGAAGGGTCCCAAAACTGGACAGCATGAAATTTTTGCAGAAGCCTTACCTGGTTATCCAGATAATATACATACAGATGGACAAGGAGGTTTTATAGTGTCCTTAATTCTGTATGTCGATTCTGAACATCCTTCGTTAGTTCAATCTCTTATGCCACATCCATATATACGAAAAATGTTAGCTAGATTTGTGTATCTAATAGAAGCTccatttaaattaatacaagATGTGTATCCAAATTATTATGTGGAAAGAGTTTTGTACTCTGTAGGTTCTTTCGATGCTTTTAAACTTATTTTAGACACAAAGAAAACATCTGTAATACTTAGATTGGATAAAACAGGAACTATCGTGGATGCTTTATATTCAAGTGATAGCTCAGTTCACGACACATCGTCTTCTTACATTCACGATGGATTTTTATGGCTTGGTTCTCCTTGGAATGATTACATAATGAGAATTCCTTTAAAACAAGCATTtccaaatttaaatgaaaataagaaatcagcAAATGTAAACCAACATATAAAACAAGAACCACTTTTGACAGTAACAGGTACAccagaaataaaagtaaatgtaaAACCTTCAAAAGCTAAATCTAGTGCTCAAGAAACTACTACAAAACCTACGACTACAACAACAAAACCTACAACTACAACACCAAAACCTACGACTGTAACACCAAAACCTACGACTGCAGCACCAAAACCTGCAACTACAACAGCAAAACCTACGACTACAACACCAAAACCTACGACTACAACATCAAAACCTACAACTACAACACCAAAATCAACGTCTAAAGCACCAGTAACTCAAGCGTCATCAAAACCAGTCACACAGAAGACAACAGAACAACATTCTGCTACTACACCAAAGCCATCTTCAACACAACCTCCTTCAAAAGCACCAGTAAAAGAAgtcaaaaaagaaaatttgaaagaagtGAAGAAAGAAACTTCTACTGCAAATGTTAATGCAAAGATAACAACTGAAAAAACTGAGTCCACAAAGAAAAGTAATGAAGCAACAGTAAAATCAAAATCTGAAGATTCTGTAAAAAAAAATACTCGTGAAACTCAGTCAGAAAAATCCAAACCAGTTGATAAGAATAGTTCAaccaaaaaataa
- the LOC116427443 gene encoding uncharacterized protein LOC116427443, producing MDDLEQQCEDALFELCDARERYPLKCAKEFRKCIQLKNEIQMTSVIQKSNVIDDTLEQSVHVNGNFNKKEVCFEYFDYKLQNIINKLDNLKAVKEQINREKTCEINKLLKN from the exons ATGG ATGATCTTGAACAACAATGTGAAGACGCTTTATTTGAATTATGTGATGCTCGAGAACGTTACCCGCTTAAGTGTGCTaaagaatttcgaaaatgtatACAACTTAAAAATGAGAtacaa ATGACAAGTGTGATTcaaaaatcaaatgtaattgATGACACCTTGGAGCAAAGTGTACATGTTAATGGTaactttaataaaaaagaagtttgtttcgaatattttgattataaactgcaaaatattataaataaattagataatTTGAAGGCTGTCAAAGAACAAATTAACAGAGAGAAAACATGTgagattaataaattattaaaaaattga
- the LOC116427439 gene encoding uncharacterized protein LOC116427439 isoform X1: protein MPGIYVRETSWIDWIQQRESPILTVPGSYWLCHKNSIYKFIFKYRRTTRKEEHFTFGKELMKIIRRIIKYLPRQGQQFSTNHLLVTYNHTSWTRQDKIFAMTKFKERSATPFSHAFVLTIKLISPLESSEQNIKCGETSCSDKSLLWNVKDSVNLQEHGEQCDNKQEKVTELKNTDVQLDDNLADNNLTKTSMNKELTERITCDKDINKIQSSLSSNELSENVKANNIQNSSKHLQDSNKKLMEENNCTISDKYSSVFITEANRTTSSELENLNCSKEDTIKNKDYNNELCVVDGDITKDSISEFTNGVTESSNTDSTNLPYQYLIEREIEDAKLNIFDSEVSSHNSKKRKREVIEEYSAPSIDLDTSVSETEDSDPIAKRKRRSCNMTPRSSDITDLVMEGLMFTIRQGQDAVAVIEQKTKLEVDEVLENSEKIETKKGEKCLRNSSLLGLENLITMIELPKKTEVEQKCKNVIIQKNISKCQSTRFTNTSLDKDSNIKNKNQHTEKDIKSIQNKDLEHEEEEEEDIVPEALQNNLFQPEGISNSKETIINKNLLMDDVNTESTIKFGVTTEYNPFSKNKHEKCKSNVPIIISNEIIATDQIPLPLQKILRNKLLSKHTPLSNTNKTEENQNLDYNISENIQISGCSETSVTNNSKTSNENALPVTLEREQKGLSIIEKILKVEEDKLKKHSDSTNTTEQSSSCEIQDVTQQFYQDLLYLQRKKNEQRLNLRSRIKSENMNRKPNTPETHIEMIKLFHDITKGAKVVVRRMSTKRIHSIIARSSSLPTTMQ, encoded by the exons ATGCCTGGAATATATGTACGAGAGACTAGCTGGATTGATTGGATACAACAGAGGGAAAGTCCAATTTTAACAGTGCCTGGTTCATATTGGTTGTGTCataaaaatagtatatataaatttatatttaaatatcgaCGTACAACAAG GAAGGAAGAACATTTTACTTTTGgaaaagaattaatgaaaataattagaaggattataaaatatcttccaCGTCAAGGGCAACAATTTAGTACAAACCATCTATTAGTTACCTATA ATCATACTTCATGGACCCGACAggataaaatatttgcaatgacAAAGTTTAAGGAAAGATCTGCCACACCATTTTCTCATGCATTTGTTCTTACTATAAAATTGATATCGCCTTTGGAAAGTTCAGAACAAAACATAAAATGTGGTGAAACATCTTGTTCTGATAAGTCTTTACTTTGGAATGTTAAAGACTCTGTGAATCTTCAAGAACATGGTGAACAGTGTGATAACAAACAAGAAAAAGTAACAGAATTGAAAAATACGGATGTTCAATTAGATGATAATTTAGCAGATAATAATTTGACAAAAACCTCCATGAATAAAGAGTTGACTGAACGGATAACATGTGACAAAGATATTAATAAGATCCAATCATCCCTAAGTTCTAATGAATTATCCGAAAATGTAAAAgctaataatatacaaaattcgaGTAAGCATTTACAAGattccaataaaaaattgatggaagaaaataattgtactaTAAGTGACAAATATTCATCAGTATTTATAACTGAAGCAAATAGAACGACATCCAgtgaattagaaaatttaaattgctCAAAGGaagatactattaaaaataaagattataATAATGAACTGTGTGTAGTAGATGGAGATATTACAAAAGACAGTATATCTGAATTTACTAATGGTGTAACTGAATCTTCTAATACAGATTCTACTAATTTACCATATCAATACCTGATTGAAAGAGAAATTGAAGATGCAAAACTAAACATATTTGATTCTGAAGTTTCATCACACAATTCCAAGAAACGTAAAAGAGAAGTAATTGAAGAATATTCCGCGCCTTCTATAGATTTGGATACAAGTGTTTCAGAAACCGAGGATTCAGATCCTATTGCGAAAAGAAAACGTAGATCGTGCAATATGACGCCGAGGTCTTCTGATATTACAGATTTGGTAATGGAAGGATTAATGTTTACTATTCGGCAAGGACAAGATGCTGTTGCAGTCATAGAACAGAAAACGAAATTGGAGGTAGATGAAGTAttagaaaattctgaaaaaattgaaaccaaaaaaggagaaaaatgttTACGAAATTCCAGTTTGCTTGGATTagagaatttaataacaatgatCGAATTACCTAAAAAGACTGAGGTtgaacaaaaatgtaaaaatgtaattatacaaaaaaatatttcaaaatgtcagTCAACAAGATTTACTAATACATCTTTAGATAaagattctaatattaaaaacaagaatCAGCACActgaaaaagatataaaatcaaTACAGAATAAAGATTTAGAacatgaagaagaagaagaggaagatatTGTACCAGAAGCATTGCAAAATAATCTTTTCCAACCTGAGGGAATAAGTAACTCTAAAGAGaccataataaataaaaatttattaatggaTGATGTGAATACTGAATCAACAATCAAATTTGGAGTAACAACTGAATATAATCCTTTTTCAAAAAACAAACATGAGAAATGTAAATCAAATGTcccaataataatttcaaatgaaattattgctACAGACCAAATACCTCTTCCATTACAAAAAATActcagaaataaattattatcaaagCATACTCCTTTAAgcaatacaaataaaacagaGGAAAACCAAAATTTGGATTATAATATAtcagaaaatatacaaatttcggGGTGTTCTGAAACTTCTGTAACAAACAATAGTAAAACTTCCAATGAAAATGCATTACCTGTAACATTAGAAAGAGAGCAAAAAGGGTTGAGTATCATTGAAAAGATATTGAAAGTGGAAGAAGACAAATTAAAAAAGCACTCTGATAGTACCAATACAACAGAACAGTCATCGTCATGTGAAATACAGGATGTTACACAACAATTTTATCAAgatcttttatatttacaaaggaAAAAGAATGAACAGCGTTTGAACTTAAGATCTAGaataaaatctgaaaatatGAATCGAAAACCAAATACTCCTGAGACGCATATAGAAAtgatcaaattatttcatgatATTACTAAAGGTGCCAAAGTTGTAGTAAGACGTATGAGTACAAAAAGAATTCATAGCATAATAGCAAGAAGTTCTTCATTACCAACAACCatgcaatga
- the LOC116427439 gene encoding uncharacterized protein LOC116427439 isoform X2, which translates to MKIIRRIIKYLPRQGQQFSTNHLLVTYNHTSWTRQDKIFAMTKFKERSATPFSHAFVLTIKLISPLESSEQNIKCGETSCSDKSLLWNVKDSVNLQEHGEQCDNKQEKVTELKNTDVQLDDNLADNNLTKTSMNKELTERITCDKDINKIQSSLSSNELSENVKANNIQNSSKHLQDSNKKLMEENNCTISDKYSSVFITEANRTTSSELENLNCSKEDTIKNKDYNNELCVVDGDITKDSISEFTNGVTESSNTDSTNLPYQYLIEREIEDAKLNIFDSEVSSHNSKKRKREVIEEYSAPSIDLDTSVSETEDSDPIAKRKRRSCNMTPRSSDITDLVMEGLMFTIRQGQDAVAVIEQKTKLEVDEVLENSEKIETKKGEKCLRNSSLLGLENLITMIELPKKTEVEQKCKNVIIQKNISKCQSTRFTNTSLDKDSNIKNKNQHTEKDIKSIQNKDLEHEEEEEEDIVPEALQNNLFQPEGISNSKETIINKNLLMDDVNTESTIKFGVTTEYNPFSKNKHEKCKSNVPIIISNEIIATDQIPLPLQKILRNKLLSKHTPLSNTNKTEENQNLDYNISENIQISGCSETSVTNNSKTSNENALPVTLEREQKGLSIIEKILKVEEDKLKKHSDSTNTTEQSSSCEIQDVTQQFYQDLLYLQRKKNEQRLNLRSRIKSENMNRKPNTPETHIEMIKLFHDITKGAKVVVRRMSTKRIHSIIARSSSLPTTMQ; encoded by the exons atgaaaataattagaaggattataaaatatcttccaCGTCAAGGGCAACAATTTAGTACAAACCATCTATTAGTTACCTATA ATCATACTTCATGGACCCGACAggataaaatatttgcaatgacAAAGTTTAAGGAAAGATCTGCCACACCATTTTCTCATGCATTTGTTCTTACTATAAAATTGATATCGCCTTTGGAAAGTTCAGAACAAAACATAAAATGTGGTGAAACATCTTGTTCTGATAAGTCTTTACTTTGGAATGTTAAAGACTCTGTGAATCTTCAAGAACATGGTGAACAGTGTGATAACAAACAAGAAAAAGTAACAGAATTGAAAAATACGGATGTTCAATTAGATGATAATTTAGCAGATAATAATTTGACAAAAACCTCCATGAATAAAGAGTTGACTGAACGGATAACATGTGACAAAGATATTAATAAGATCCAATCATCCCTAAGTTCTAATGAATTATCCGAAAATGTAAAAgctaataatatacaaaattcgaGTAAGCATTTACAAGattccaataaaaaattgatggaagaaaataattgtactaTAAGTGACAAATATTCATCAGTATTTATAACTGAAGCAAATAGAACGACATCCAgtgaattagaaaatttaaattgctCAAAGGaagatactattaaaaataaagattataATAATGAACTGTGTGTAGTAGATGGAGATATTACAAAAGACAGTATATCTGAATTTACTAATGGTGTAACTGAATCTTCTAATACAGATTCTACTAATTTACCATATCAATACCTGATTGAAAGAGAAATTGAAGATGCAAAACTAAACATATTTGATTCTGAAGTTTCATCACACAATTCCAAGAAACGTAAAAGAGAAGTAATTGAAGAATATTCCGCGCCTTCTATAGATTTGGATACAAGTGTTTCAGAAACCGAGGATTCAGATCCTATTGCGAAAAGAAAACGTAGATCGTGCAATATGACGCCGAGGTCTTCTGATATTACAGATTTGGTAATGGAAGGATTAATGTTTACTATTCGGCAAGGACAAGATGCTGTTGCAGTCATAGAACAGAAAACGAAATTGGAGGTAGATGAAGTAttagaaaattctgaaaaaattgaaaccaaaaaaggagaaaaatgttTACGAAATTCCAGTTTGCTTGGATTagagaatttaataacaatgatCGAATTACCTAAAAAGACTGAGGTtgaacaaaaatgtaaaaatgtaattatacaaaaaaatatttcaaaatgtcagTCAACAAGATTTACTAATACATCTTTAGATAaagattctaatattaaaaacaagaatCAGCACActgaaaaagatataaaatcaaTACAGAATAAAGATTTAGAacatgaagaagaagaagaggaagatatTGTACCAGAAGCATTGCAAAATAATCTTTTCCAACCTGAGGGAATAAGTAACTCTAAAGAGaccataataaataaaaatttattaatggaTGATGTGAATACTGAATCAACAATCAAATTTGGAGTAACAACTGAATATAATCCTTTTTCAAAAAACAAACATGAGAAATGTAAATCAAATGTcccaataataatttcaaatgaaattattgctACAGACCAAATACCTCTTCCATTACAAAAAATActcagaaataaattattatcaaagCATACTCCTTTAAgcaatacaaataaaacagaGGAAAACCAAAATTTGGATTATAATATAtcagaaaatatacaaatttcggGGTGTTCTGAAACTTCTGTAACAAACAATAGTAAAACTTCCAATGAAAATGCATTACCTGTAACATTAGAAAGAGAGCAAAAAGGGTTGAGTATCATTGAAAAGATATTGAAAGTGGAAGAAGACAAATTAAAAAAGCACTCTGATAGTACCAATACAACAGAACAGTCATCGTCATGTGAAATACAGGATGTTACACAACAATTTTATCAAgatcttttatatttacaaaggaAAAAGAATGAACAGCGTTTGAACTTAAGATCTAGaataaaatctgaaaatatGAATCGAAAACCAAATACTCCTGAGACGCATATAGAAAtgatcaaattatttcatgatATTACTAAAGGTGCCAAAGTTGTAGTAAGACGTATGAGTACAAAAAGAATTCATAGCATAATAGCAAGAAGTTCTTCATTACCAACAACCatgcaatga